In the Ictalurus punctatus breed USDA103 chromosome 7, Coco_2.0, whole genome shotgun sequence genome, one interval contains:
- the LOC108267121 gene encoding cytochrome c oxidase assembly factor 1 homolog, translated as MSRSTNLLQQMTIFVTVVTGGGCGMMYYLMQKNFAKSEYYRLAVEQLNHHSTAMANLGAPPLKIHNIHLTDRYNRIDHTVAQLKIPVTGMKTGGYLYTTSNRDAIMNRWQLQRVALQLKTGETIEIFPRAESE; from the exons ATGAGCCGCTCCACCAATCTCCTGCAGCAGATGACCATCTTCGTCACCGTGGTTACCGGTGGAGGCTGCGGGATGATGTACTACCTCATGCAGA AAAACTTCGCCAAATCCGAGTACTATCGCTTGGCAGTCGAGCAGCTGAATCATCACTCCACGGCCATGGCCAATCTGGGAGCTCCTCCGTTAAAGATCCACAACATCCATCTCACTGATCGGTATAACCGCATCGACCACACCGTCGCCCAg ctcaaaATCCCCGTTACTGGAATGAAGACAGGAGGCTACCTGTACACCACATCCAATAGAGACGCTATTATGAACAG GTGGCAGCTCCAGCGAGTGGCTTTGCAGCTGAAGACCGGCGAGACCATCGAGATTTTTCCCAGAGCAGAATCTGAGTAg